One window of the Cryptomeria japonica chromosome 7, Sugi_1.0, whole genome shotgun sequence genome contains the following:
- the LOC131857138 gene encoding pentatricopeptide repeat-containing protein At3g12770-like: protein MPSMKFLIRQSIYSCYYSAHLHLKTVFLPSCKLHFTHRYFCAPPLPQHQVPKEQRPAAKTLVSQSQTSQIRTLCRNGRLKEALKILQEMDNIPANPATYASLLQGCGDMKALEEGKKVHTHIISNVIEQSIFLETNLVTMYGKCDSLSGAREVFDRIKEPNVFSLNAMIRGYAAQENNEAVVKIYKKMRSRGVEADGFTFMIVLKACSNLGVLELGKEVHEDAVRLGLEGDVFVGNAISAMYAKCGSLEDSRQVFDKMPERDVVSWNGMIASYARQKNFGDALRLARQMGAEGLKPNSVTMVSVLPVLAQMGALRGGKEVHGSVIRNGFEGDGLVRNGLVSMYAKCGSLENACIVFDKMPQRDVASWNAMIAGYAQNGRFDEALEIFKEMVQVGVNANMLTIASILPACSCLSALQRGREIHAYAVRRGIEFNVIVASALMDMYANCRRVEDAIQVFRKMPQKDVVAWNVMIAGYVQNQYFSKVLKLFYEMLQEDIRPDSFTIVSVLSACAHLVALRHGKEIHDYTIRYEFESNTIVGSAIVDMYAKCGSVEDAWKWFMKLPQKDLISWNAMIIGYGMHGHGKQALTLFHQMQNDGMEPDQVTFAAILSACSHAGLVDEGRQYFNQISHKYCMTPTIEHYSCMADLLARAGHIDEAHNFIKNMPLEPNRTIWGTLLGACRNYRNVELGEQVAERLFEIEPENEGNYVLLSNIYAAAGRWDGVQRVRKMMKEKGIRKNPGCSWIEFQNKVHVFLSGDKRHPQTEKIYAALDNLTEQMKRLGYVPDTSFVLYDVDELEKERAICSHSERLAIVFGLINTCNGTSIRVTKNLRVCGDCHIATKFMSRIAKREIIVRDTNRFHHFKEGLCSCGDYW from the coding sequence ATGCCCTCTATGAAATTTCTTATTCGCCAATCCATTTACTCCTGCTATTATTCTGCGCACCTTCACTTGAAAACTGTCTTCCTCCCATCATGCAAACTACACTTTACCCACAGATATTTTTGTGCTCCTCCATTACCACAACACCAAGTGCCAAAAGAACAACGCCCAGCCGCAAAAACACTAGTTTCCCAATCGCAAACCAGTCAAATCCGTACACTCTGCAGAAATGGCAGGCTGAAGGAAGCCCTGAAAATTTTACAGGAAATGGATAACATCCCGGCGAACCCTGCAACGTATGCTTCTCTTCTGCAGGGTTGCGGAGACATGAAAGCGCTTGAAGAAGGTAAGAAAGTACATACCCACATAATCTCAAATGTAATTGAACAGAGTATTTTTTTAGAAACCAATTTAGTCACCATGTATGGAAAATGTGATAGTTTGTCTGGCGCTCGGGAGGTGTTTGATCGGATAAAAGAACCCAATGTATTTTCTTTGAATGCCATGATAAGAGGATATGCTGCACAGGAAAATAATGAAGCAGTcgttaaaatttataaaaaaatgagGTCCAGAGGGGTTGAGGCTGACGGGTTTACTTTTATGATTGTTCTGAAGGCCTGTTCAAATTTAGGAGTTTTGGAACTAGGCAAGGAAGTTCATGAAGATGCAGTTAGGCTTGGGTTGGAGGGTGATGTATTTGTGGGGAATGCAATTAGTGCCATGTACGCTAAATGTGGGAGTTTGGAAGATTCAcggcaagtgtttgacaaaatgcctgaacGAGATGTGGTCTCCTGGAATGGGATGATAGCGAGTTATGCTCGTCAAAAGAATTTTGGTGATGCTTTGAGGCTGGCTAGGCAGATGGGAGCTGAAGGGTTAAAGCCTAATTCAGTGACGATGGTGAGCGTGCTTCCTGTGCTGGCTCAGATGGGAGCGCTTAGGGGTGGGAAAGAGGTCCATGGTAGTGTGATTAGAAATGGGTTTGAGGGGGATGGGCTTGTGAGAAACGGGCtggttagcatgtatgcaaaatgtggaagcttaGAAAATGCATGCATtgtatttgacaaaatgcctcagagAGATGTAGCttcatggaatgctatgattgctgGTTATGCACAAAATGGACGCTTTGATGAAGCCTTGGAGATTTTCAAAGAGATGGTGCAGGTTGGTGTGAATGCCAATATGCTGACGATTGCAAGCATTCTTCCAGCATGTTCTTGTTTATCAGCTCTGCAGCGGGGTAGGGAAATACATGCATATGCAGTTAGGAGAGGTATTGAATTTAATGTTATTGTGGCAAGTGCTCTTATGGACATGTATGCCAACTGCAGGAGAGTGGAAGATGCAATTCAAGTTTTTAGGAAGATGCCTCAAAAGGATGTTGTAGCATGGAATGTGATGATTGCAGGTTATGTTCAAAATCAATATTTTAGTAAGGTATTGAAGCTTTTTTATGAAATGCTACAAGAAGATATTCGGCCTGATAGTTTCACCATTGTAAGTGTTCTCTCAGCATGTGCTCACTTGGTAGCACTACGACATGGCAAAGAAATCCATGATTACACAATCAGATATGAGTTTGAGTCGAATACAATTGTAGGGAGTGCCATTGTAGACATGTATGCCAAATGTGGAAGCGTGGAGGATGCATGGAAATGGTTTATGAAGTTACCTCAAAAGGATttgatctcatggaatgcaatgattataGGTTATGGTATGCATGGGCATGGCAAGCAAGCCCTTACACTTTTCCACCAAATGCAAAATGATGGCATGGAGCCAGACCAAGTCACCTTTGCTGCCATTCTATCGGCATGCAGCCATGCAGGCCTAGTAGATGAAGGTCGCCAATACTTCAATCAAATTAGTCACAAATATTGCATGACTCCCACCATAGAGCACTATTCCTGCATGGCTGACCTCCTTGCCCGTGCTGGGCACATAGATGAAGCacataattttataaaaaatatgccATTAGAGCCTAATCGTACTATATGGGGTACATTGTTAGGTGCTTGTAGAAATTATCGCAATGTAGAGCTAGGGGAACAGGTTGCAGAGCGACTTTTTGAGATCGAGCCAGAAAATGAAGGAAATTATGTTCTCCTATCAAACATTTATGCTGCAGCAGGCAGATGGGATGGTGTTCAAAGGgtgagaaaaatgatgaaagagaaGGGTATTAGAAAGAACcctggatgtagttggattgaGTTCCAAAACAAGGTGCATGTGTTTCTTTCAGGAGACAAGCGTCACCCTCAAACTGAGAAAATTTATGCAGCATTAGATAACTTAACCGAACAGATGAAGAGGTTAGGATATGTGCCGGACACAAGTTTTGTACtgtatgatgttgatgaattgGAAAAGGAGCGTGCCATTTGTAGCCATAGTGAAAGGCTTGCCATTGTATTTGGCCTTATCAATACATGTAATGGGACATCTATTCGTGTTACCAAGAACCTTCGTGTTTGTGGTGATTGCCACATTGCCACCAAGTTTATGTCCAGGATTGCCAAGCGGGAAATTATTGTCAGGGACACTAACCGTTTTCATCATTTCAAGGAAGGATTGTGCTCATGTGGGGATTATtggtga